AGAAGCTGTCGCCGGCGCCCACCTCCTCCAGGCCGAGCACCTCCGCGAACAGCTCGCACAACTTCGCCTCCATGGCCGAGCGCGGGTCGCGTCCTGACGACGACCTCGCGAAATCGGGGGCCCGCAGCGCCCGATGATCGACCTTGCCGTTCGGGGTCAGGGGCATCGTGTCCAGCGGGACGAACGCCGCCGGCCTCATGTGCTCCGGCAGGCGTCCGGCCGCGCTCTCGCGGAGGGCGGAGATCAACGCGCCGTCCTGCCCGGCCTCGGAGGGAGCGCCGGCCACCTGCTCGGCCGCGGGGACGACATACGCCACCAGGTACTTCTGGCCCGGACCGTCCTCGCGGGCGACGACCGCCACCTGGGCGACCCCCGGATGGTCCGCCAGCACGGCCTCGATCTCACCCGGCTCGATCCGATAGCCGCGCACCTTGACCTGCGCGTCGGCCCGGCCGGTGAAGACCAGCTCACCGTCCCGGGTCCAGCGGGCCCGGTCGCCGGTGCGGTACATGCGCTCACCAGGACGGGCAGGGCTCACCGAGGCCGGCACCGCGACGAACCGCTCCGCTGTCAGGCCCGGACGGCCGAGGTAGCCGCGGGCGAGCCCGGCCCCCGCCACATAGAGCTCGCCGGTCACACCTGGCGGCACGGGCTGCAGGAAGGCGTCGAGCACATAGGCTCGCAGGCCGGTGATCGGCCGGCCGATGGGCACCACGTCGCGTCCCGGAGACAGCGGGGAGCTCATCGTCGCGCAGACGGTCGTCTCGGTGGGCCCGTAGGCGTTGATCATCCGGCGGCCCGGCGACCAGCGGTCCACCAGCGCGGGCGGGCAGGCCTCGCCGGCCACGACCAGGGTCTCCAGGCTGTCCGGCAGGTCGTCCTCGACGGCCGGCACGCTCGGCGGCACGGTCACGTGGGTGATGCCCCACCGGCGTACCGCGTCGCCCAGCGACACCCGGGGCGGCATGCTCTCCGCGTCGGCCAGCACCACGGTCCCGCCCGACAACAGGGCCATGCACAGCTCGGAGACGGCGGCGTCGAAGCCGAGAGCGGCGAACTGCAGGATCCGCGAGGCGGACGTGACGCCGAAGCGCTCGATCTGCGCGCTCGCCAGATTGCCGAGCCCGGCATGGGGGACGAGGACTCCCTTGGGCACGCCCGTCGACCCCGAGGTGTAGATCACATACGCCCCGTCACCCGCCTCCACCCGGGGCAGCGCAGTGCGCGGATCGGCGGCGAGCGGCGCGTCCAGCGCCACCACCGCGCCCGCGAACTCCTCCGGGACGGCCTGCCTGGTCTCGCTCGTGCACAGCAGCACCTCCGGCGCGGAATCCGCCAGGATGAAGCTGATGCGCTCGCGCGGATAATCGGGATCCATCGGGACGAACACCCCGCCCGCCGAGGACACCCCGAGCAGTGCCACCACCAGCTCGGCCGAGCGTCCCACGAGCACGCCCACCCGCGTCTCACGGCGCACGCCCAGCCCCACCAGCAGCCGCGCCAGCTCCTCCGCCTCGTCCAGCAGTCCGCTGTACGACAGGCTCCGGGCCGCGTCCACCACCGCCACCGCATCCGGCGAGCGCTCCACCTGCCGGCGGAACAGCATCGGCACCGGCTCCGCGGCGGGCGGCACGCCGGTCCTGTTCCACTCCTCCACCACCAGGCGGCGCTGCTCAGGACCGATCAGGCCCACGCGCCCGACCGGCACGCGCGGCTCGGCCACCACCTGCTCCAGTGCCCGGAGGATCGACGCGAGCATCTCCTCGGCCTCGGCCCGATCGACCACGTCCGGCCGGTAGATGAACTCACCGTGGACGCGGCCCGCCACGGACGCGCGCATGGACAGCGGATAGTGCCCTGTGTCGTTCGGGATGCCCGCGGGCCGCATGACGAGCGCGTCGGGGCCTTCGGGCCGAGGCGGCGGGGGCGGGTAGTTCTCGAACACCACGATCGTGTCGAACGCCGCGCCCGGACCGGCGAGCTGGTTGATCTCGCTCAGCCCCACGTGCTGGTGCGGCATGCACGCGACCTGCCGTTCCTGAAGGTCTGTCAGCATGTCGAGGAACGGCTCCGCACCGGCCAGGCGAGCCCGGACCGGCAACATGTTCATGAACAGGCCGACGGCGGACTCCACACCGGGGATCTCGGGCGGGCGCCCGGCCACCGCGGCGCCGAAGACCACGTCGTCGCGTCCGGTCAGCCGGGCCAGGTGCAGTGCCCAGATCCCCTGGAAGAGCGTGTTCGCCGTCACGCCGTGACGACCGGTGAACTCCACCACGCGCCGGCTCAGCGCCTCGTCGAGTTCGAACCCGACACGTTCGGGCTCCAGGGGAGTGGTGATCGTCTCCGGCGGCACGACGTGGGTCGCCTCGTCGAGCCCCGCCAGCTCGGCCCGCCACGCCTCTCGGGCGGCCGCCTTGTCCTGGCGGGCGATCCAGGCGAGATAGTCGCGGTACGACGTCGCGGCCGGAAGGGCCCGGCCGTCACCGCCGGACTCGTACACGGTCAGCACGTCCTCGGTGATCAGCGGCAGGGACCAGCCGTCGGCCACGATGTGATGCGAGGTCAGGACCAGCCGGTGCCGGCGTTCGCCGAGGCGCACCAGGTGCAGCCGCAGCTGCGGCGCCCGGGTCAGGTCGAACCGCTCGGTGTGCAGCTGCTCCGCGAGGCGGTCGAACTCCGCCAGCGCCTCGTCCTCGGGCAGCCGGGACAGATCGGTCTCCTGCCAGTCCAGCGGCACCTCGCGAGCGATCGCCTGCACGGCCGCGCCGGACCCGAGCTGGTGGAAGCTCGCCCGCAGGGCGGGGTGCCGGTCGAGCAGAGCCTGCCAGGAGGCGCGGAACCGGGCGACGTCCAACGGACCGTCGAGGGCGAGCTTGCGCATCCCCGCGTAGACGTCCGGGCCGCGCTCGTCGGCGGCGTGGAACAGCAGGCCCTCCTGGAGCGGAGACAGCGGCCAGATGTCGAGCAGGGTCGGTACGGCGGCCTCGACCTCCGCCACGTCCTGCTGCGTCAGCGAGATGAGCGGGAAGTCCGACGGCGTGTGCCCGCCGGCGCCGCCGCCACCGACGTGTGCCGCAAGGCCGGTCAGCATGGCCAGCCAGGCCTGCGCGAGCGACTCCGCCTCGGCCTCGCCGAGCAGCCGCCCCGCCCAGGTCACGGTCAGGCTCAGCTCAGGTCCTGCCGCACCGTCCAGCACGGCCGCGTCGATCTCCACGGCGTGCCGCAACGCCGTGTCCTGCTCCGCCGTGCCGCCGATGGTGCCCAGCAGCTGCCAGGGCTCCGGGGCGCCCGCGGACCGGGACGGGAAGCGGCCGAGGTAGTTGAACCCGATCTCCGGCTTCGGCGCCGCCGCGAGAGCCTGCCCCGTCCCGGCGTTGAGATAGCGCAGGATCCCGTAGCCGAGCCCGCCGTCGGGCACGGCCCGCACGTTCTCCTTGACCTGCTTCAGCAGGTGACCGGCCGCACCGCCACCCGCGATCACTTCGGCCGGATCGATCCCTGTCACATCCAGCCGGAGCGGATGCACGTCGGTGAACCAGCCGACCGTCCGCGACAGGTCCAGCTCGTCGATGGGCCGGCGGCCGTGACCTTCGACGTCCACCACGACCGCGGTGCCGCCGCGCCAGTGGGCCACCGCGCCTGCCAGCGTCGCCAGCAACACCTCGTGGACACCGCAGTGGAAGGCGGAGGTGGCCTGCTCCACGAGCACGCCCGCCCGGTCATGCGGCAGCGTCCACGATGTGCGTCCCGCGGTCGAGACGGTGTCGCGCGCCGGGTCGAGCTCGCCCAGCCGCGATCGCGCCCCGTCGAGGATCTCCGTCCACGTCTCCAGCTCCGTGGCCCGTGTCACCGCCTGATCGGCCAGCGTTCGCGCCCAGCGCCGGAACGAGACGTCGACGGGGTCGAGCACCGGCCGCCGGCCGGCGGCCACGGCTTCGCAGGCCACCTGCAGGTCCGGCAGCAGGATTCGCCACGACACGACGTCCACCACGAGATGGTGCGCCGCCACGACGAGCCGTCCCACCCGCCCTGGCCCCGCGTCCACCCAGACCGCCCGGATCATCACGCCGGCGTGGGGATCCAGCCGTGCGGCCGCGTCGCGGGCGCAGCGATCCGCGATCTCATCCACGTCACCGGTGCCGGCCTCGACCCGTTCGACCAGCGTCGCCGCGTCCACCGCTCCGCGGCCGGCCACGACCAGCCGGGGCTGCGCAGCCCCGGTGCGGACGATCCGGCTGCGCAGCATGTCATGCGCGTCGATGACCGCGCCCAATCCGGCCGCCAGCACGTCCACCGACAGGTCGTCGGGCGCACCGGCGGTCACCCACTGGGACAGGGCGCCCCGGGTCATCGCGTCGGGATCGCGTTCGAGCAGTGCCCGGATCACCGGCGTCGACATCACCTCACCGACGCCGTCGTCGAGGCTCGCCCGCGTCGCACCGCCGCGTTCGGCGACCATCGCGATCCCGGCGGGCGTCTTGCGCTCGAAGACGTCCTTCGCGCCGAAGACGAGCTCCTCACGTCGCGCGCGGGCGGCCAACCGCATGGAGAGGATCGAGTCGCCGCCCAGCTCGAAGAAGCTGTCCTCGGCTCCGGCTCGCGCCACGCCCAGGACCTCGGCGAACAGTTCGCACAACACCCGCTCGGCCTCGGTACGCGGCTCCCGGCCGGCCGCCTTCCCGGTGAACTCGGGGACGGGCAGCGCGGCACGGTCGATCTTCCCGTTGGGCGTCAGCGGGACGCCGTCCAGCAGCACCACCGCCGCCGGCACCATGAACTCCGGCAGCCGTCCCGCGAGGTGCTCGCGTACCGCGTCGGGATCCAGGCCCGAGCCCTCCTCCGCGGTCACGTAGGCGATGAGTCTCTTCTCGCCGGGACGGTCCTCCCGCGCCACGACGACCGCCTGCGCGACGTGCGGAACCTCGGCCAGCGCCGCCTCGATCTCCCCTGGCTCGACGCGGTAGCCCCGGATCTTCACCTGGGAGTCGGCCCGCCCGGCGAACAGCAGCTCGCCTCGGTCCGTCCAGCGCGCCAGGTCGCCGGTGCGGTACATCCGCTCACCGGAGGCCGCGGGGTTCACCGAAGCGGGCACCGCGATGAACCGCTCCGAGGTCGCCGCGGGGGCGCCCAGGTAACCGTGTGCCAGGCCCGCGCCGGCGAGGTAGAGCTCACCGGTGACGTTCGGCGCCACCGGCTGGAGGAAGGCATCCAGGACGTACACCTGCCGGCCGGCCAGCGGACGGCCGATGGGCAAGGTGTCGCCCGTTTCCGTGTGCGGCTCGATGAGGTGCCAGGTGGCGCAGAGCGTGACCTCGGTGGGGCCGTACAACTCCCGGACCCGGACCTCCGGGCATGCCCGGCGCACCCGTGCGACGGACTCGAGCGGCACCACGTCCCCGCCGGTGAGGACCTCGCGCAGCCCGCTGAAGGAGTCCGGCGACTCCTCCGCCAGCACCCGGAAGGTCCCCGCCGTCAGATGGACGGTGGTCGCGCCCCGTGCGATCACGTCCCGCAGCCGCTGCGCGTCGATCGCGCCCGGTTCCGCGACCATCACGCAGGCTCCGCTGACCAGCGGCACCCAGATCTCGAGCAGCGACGCGTCGAACGCGTGCGACGCGTGCATCAACACGCGGTCGCCGGCGCCCTGCGACCAGCCCGGGTCGCCGGCCAGAGCCGCGGCGCTCCCATGCGGCACCGCGACGCCCTTCGGCACCCCGGTCGATCCGGACGTGTACATCACGTAGGCCACGTCATGCGCTCCGACCGCGAGCGGTGGCGCCTCGTGCCGCTCCGCCTCGGTCGCGGGTGCGTCCATGACCACCGGCTCGATCCCGTCCGGGACCGCGTGCCGGGTCGCTCCCGCGCACACCGCCACCGACGCGCCGGCGTCGGCCAGCATCCGCTCGATGCGCTCCGCCGGGTAGTCCACGTTCACCGGGACTTGCGCGGCCCCCGCCTTCCAGACCGCGAGCAGGGCGACGATCAGGTCCGCGCCGCGTTCCATCAGCACGCCGACGCGGTCGCCGCGCCGCACGCCCCTCCTGGCCAGGTGCCCCGCCAGCCGGTCCGATTCCCGGTCGAGGCCGGCGTAGGACAGGGTGCGTCCGTCGCCGATGACCGCCGTCGCGTCCGGCGCCGCGTCGGCCTGGCGCCGGAACAGCTCCGGCACCGATGAACCGCCGGCCGCCGCACCGGTCGAGTTCCAGCGCTCCGTCACGGAGCCGCGGGTGGATCGGCTGGTCACGGCCAGGCGGCCGACGGGAAGCGAGGGCTCCGCCACCATCCGGGCCAGGACCCGCACGACCTGCCCGGTGATCTCGGCGGCCAGGTCCCCGCCGATCCAGTCGGGCCGGTAGTCCAGCTGGATCTGCAGGCGCGCGCCCGGGATGACGCTCACGGACAGCGGATAGGTGGTGCCGGTCCGCGTGCGGATCGAGCTGATCGCCACGCCACCGTCGTCGAGACCGTCGGCGTCCAGCGGGTAGTTGACGATCATCAGGATCGTGTCGAAGATCGAGCCCGGCCCCGCCGCCTTCTGGATCTCCGGCAGCCCCAGGTGCTGATGCTCCGTCAAGGACGACTGGCGCCGCTGCAGGTCCTGGAGCAGGTCCAGCACCGGAACAGCCCCGTCGAGGCGCACCCGGACCGGAACGGTGTTGATGAACATCCCCACCATCCGCTCGACATCCGGCAACGCGTCCGCCGGACGCCCGGACACGACCGTGCCGAACACCACATCCGTCCGTCTCGCCAGCCGCGCCAGCACCAGGGCCCAGGCGCCCTGCACGACCGTGCTCAACGTCAGCCCATGACCACGGGCGAAGCCGGTGAGGGCGCGGGTCGCCTCCTCGGACAGCCATTCGGCATGCCCGTCCGGCATCACCGGCGCCTTGCCCGCGTCGAGGCCCACCACGGTCGGTTCGTCCAGCCCGGCGAGCTCGGCCCGCCACGCCGATCGTGCCGCGTCCTCGTCCTGACGGCTCAGCCACGCCACGTAGTCCCGGTAGGAGGGCGGCGCCGGCGAGACCCGTCCGTCGGCGTAGGCGGTCAGCATCTCGCCCAGCAGGATCGGCGTGGACCAGCCGTCCACGAGCACATGGTGCGACGTCACCACGAGCCGGTGCCGCGCCGCACCGAGACGGATCAGCAGCAACCGCAGCAGCGGCGCCCTGCTGACGTCGAACCGCTCCGCCTGATCCGCCGCGAGCAGGCGTTCCACCTCCGCGTCCGGCTCATCGAGCCGCGACAGGTCCGCCTCACGCCACAGGACCTCGGCCTCGCCCACGACGACCTGCACCGTCTCGCCGGATCCCAGCTGGTGGAAGCCCGTCCGGAGCGTCTCGTGCCGGTCGATCACCGACTGCCACGCCGCGTGCAGCCGTTGCGCGTCGAGCGGCCCGTCGAGGTCCAGGATCCGCTGGGTCTGGTAGACGTCGACGCCGTCCTCGTCGAAGGCTCTCTCGAAGAGGATGCCCTCCTGGAGCGGCGACAGTGGCCAGACGTCCGTCAGGCCGGGCGCCACGGCCTCCAGTTCGTCCACGTCCCGCTGCCGCACCTCGACCAGCTCGAAGTCGGACGGTGTGTGTCCGCCCGCGCCGGGAGTGTCGGCGAGAGCGGCGAGGCCGGCCAGCGTGTCCAGCCACGCCTCGCCGAGCCGCTCCACCGCGGCAGGGTCGAGGTCCCTGCCGTCGATGGCGAGTCTCAGCCGGGGGCCGGCCGGCGTGTCCTGAACGTCCGCGCCGACCTCCAGGGCGTGGGACTGGACGAGGTCCGGCCCGGCCGCCTGTCCGCCGAGAGCCCCTTCGCACACCTGCCACGCGGTGTCCTCGGAGGCGACGCCGGACCGTCCGAGATAGTTGAATCCGATCTGGGCCGACGGCAGCTCCGCCAGCCGGGCGCCGGTTTCGGGGTTGAGGTAGCGCAACAGCCCGTAGCCGAGCCCGTCGCCCGGCACCGCTCGCGCCTGTTCCTTCACGGCCTTCAGCAACTCCCCGGCCGCCGCAGCTCCTGGACCGACACCGGAGACATCGAGGCGGACCGGATGAACGCTGGTGAACCAGCCCACGGTACGCAGCAGATCCTCTCCGTCGGCGGCATGGCGGCCGTGGCCTTCCACGTCCACCAGGATCCCGGCGTCAGCACCGCGCCACCGCGCCACCGCACCCGCCAGGCCCGCCAGCAGGACGTCCTGAACCCCGCAGTGGAAGGCTGCCGGCACGCGCGCCACCAGGTTGCGCGCTTGGGCATCGGACAGTGTCCGCGACCACGACGCCGACTGCCCGGGGTGCCGCTCCAGCGGCAGGTCGCCGCCTTCGAGCACGCCGGCCCAATGGCCGGCCTCGGCCACGGTGCTCTCGCTGAGCGCCTGCCCGGCCAGCCGCCGCGCCCATTGCCGGTACGACGTCACCGCGGGTTCGAGGACGGGGGTTCCGCCGGAGACCGCCTCGTCGTAGGCCGCCCGCAGATCCGACAGCAGGATCGCCCACGAGACCGCGTCGACGACCAGGTGATGCACCACCAAGGCCAACCGGCCCGGCTCGGCGTCGCCCGCGTCGACCCACACGGCCCGGACCATGATCCCTTCGGACGGGTCCAGCGTGCCCGCCGCCGTCCTGGCCTCGCGCTCGGCGCGCTCAGCGAGGTTCCCGTTCCCGGCCGCCACCCGCGTCACCAGGCCGGCCGCGTCCACGGCACCCGGCTCGGCCACCATCAGCCGTCCGTCGGGCTCCACCCGCGTCCGTAGCAGATCGTGCACATCCAGGACGGCCTGCAGGGCGGTCACCAGCGCGTCCGGGGCGAAGCCGGCCGGGGTGACGACGACCCGCGCCTGCGCGAAACCGGGGCGCACCGCGTCATCGCCGAGGGCACGCATCACCGGCGTCCTCGGGATCTCGCCCACGCCCGGCTCCACTGAGGAGGCTCGCCTCCCCGGGGCCTGTTGAGCCAGCGCCGCCAGCCGCTCGGGCGTGCGGTGCTCGAACACCTGTCGGGGGGTCAGCGGGATACCCTGGCGCCGCGCGCGGGCGGCGACCTGCATCGACGAGATCGAGTCCCCGCCCAGCTCGAAGAAGCTGTCTGCGACCCCGACCCGCCCCGCCCCCAGGACCTCGGCGAACACTCCGCACAGGATCCGCTCGGCGTCGGTGGCCGGCTCCCGGTCCACCGCCCCGGCAGCGAAGTCCGGCTCGGGCAGGGCCCGGCGGTCCACCTTTCCGTTGCCGGTCAGCGGCAACGCGTCCAGCACCAGCACCGCGGCCGGAACCATGAACTCGGGCAGCGTCGCGGCGAGCTGCTCGCGTATCCGCACCGGGTCGAGGTCCCCCCCTGTTTCGGCGACCACGTAACCGATCAGGCGCTCTTCCCGCGCGGACACCACGGCCTGACCGACACCTGGAAGGCCGGCGAGGACCGCCTCGATCTCGCCGGGCTCCACCCGGTACCCGCGGATCTTCACCTGGTCGTCGGCACGCCCGGCGAACGCCAGCTCACCCTGATCCGTCCAGCGCGCCAGGTCTCCGGTCCGGTACATCCGCCCACCGGGCACGAACGGCTCGGCGACGAACCGCTCGGCCGTCAACGCCGGGCGGCCCAGATAGCCCTGCGCCACCCCGGCCCCGGCGACGTACAGCTCGCCCGTCACCCCCGGGGGCACGGGCCGCAGGAACGCGTCGAGGACATAGACCCGCCGCCCCGCGAGCGGACGCCCGATCGGCAGCACCGGCCCCGTCGGCTCGCCCGGCTGCAGCAGCCACCATGTCGCACACAGCGTGGCCTCCGTCGGGCCGTAGAGATGCCGCACGCGGACGTCCGGGCACGCCCGCCGCACCCGTTCCACCGCCGCGAGCGGCACCGCGTCCCCACCGGTCAGCACCTCGCGCAGCCCGGCGACCGACTCCGGTGACTCCTCGGCCAGCACCCGGAAGGTCCCCGCCGTCAGGTGAGCGCAGGTGACACCGCCGGCCACGTACCCGGCCAGGGCCTCGCCGTCCACCGCGCCCGGCTCGGCGAGCACGACCCGGGCGCCCGACAGCAGCGGCACCCACAGCTCGAACAGCGAGATGTCGAACGCGTGCGAGGCGTGCATCAGCACGGCGTCCTCGGGCCCCAGCCCCCATCCCGGCTCGCCGGCCAGCGCCGCGACGTTGCCGTGCGAGACCGCGACGCCCTTCGGCCTGCCCGTCGATCCCGACGTGTACATCACGTACGCGAGGTCGTCCGCGTGCGCACCCGCGGAGAGACGGGCGTGCTCCGCCACCGCCCGCAGCGTGTCCGGGTCGTCCAGGACGATCGGATCGAGCCCGCCGGCCGGCACGGCGGCCTGGCACGCTCGCTCGGTCACCACTGCCGCCGGCTCCGCGTCCGCGAGCATGAACTGCACGCGCTCCGCCGGGTAGGCGGGATCCACCGGCACGAACGCCGCTCCCGCCTTCCACACCGCCAGCAGCGTCGCGATCAGGCCGGGTGACCGGCCCATCACCACGGCCACCCGATCCCCGCGCCGGACGCCCCGGCCGCTCAGGTAGCCGGCGAGCCTCTCCGCGTGCTCGGCCAGCTCACCGAACGAGACCGCCCGCTTCCCCTCGACGACCGCCACCCGGTCACGGCCGCGCTCCACCTGGCGGTCGAAGAGATCCGGAGCCAGCTCGCCCGGCGCCACGCGGGGTGCCGCACTCCATGCGTTCACCACCAGCGCACGCTCGGCCGCACTCGTCACGTCGACCTCGGCCACCGTGAGGTCGCCCGCGCCCGCCAGCTGCCGCAGAATCCCGGTGAATCGCTCCAGGATGGCGAGCGCGGCTTCCCGGTCGAAGAGGTCCGTCACATGGTCGAGATTGAGCAGCATCGACTCGCCGGGGACGGCGACCAGCGTCAGCGGATAATGGGCGGCTTCCCGGCCCTGGTCTATTCGAATATCGAAGGCTGCC
The nucleotide sequence above comes from Nonomuraea gerenzanensis. Encoded proteins:
- a CDS encoding non-ribosomal peptide synthetase, whose amino-acid sequence is MAQSRIEDFWPLSPLQQGLLFHTTYDDDWPGLYVGHWILNLNGPVEADRLRAAWEALLARHAALRACFRQRKSGETVQLIARQVELPWRVVDLSHLSEPEEAVRAVAEEDRTRRFDLAKAPLLRLTLIRLAGDDHRLVMTCHHAIMDGWSMPIMLDELSMLYAADGSPLDLPAVPSYRDYLVWLDRQDKERTLSAWAAELRGVEEPTLVAPADANRAPAMPENITVELPEDLTRALSELARTHGLTLNTVVQGAWALLLAQLAGRTDVVFGAAVSARPPDLPGVEGMVGLFLNTVPVRVRLSGSTPVIEFLADLQKRQSALIPHQYMGLADIQRTAGAGAVFDTLLVFQNFPRELRPSDAAAAFDIRIDQGREAAHYPLTLVAVPGESMLLNLDHVTDLFDREAALAILERFTGILRQLAGAGDLTVAEVDVTSAAERALVVNAWSAAPRVAPGELAPDLFDRQVERGRDRVAVVEGKRAVSFGELAEHAERLAGYLSGRGVRRGDRVAVVMGRSPGLIATLLAVWKAGAAFVPVDPAYPAERVQFMLADAEPAAVVTERACQAAVPAGGLDPIVLDDPDTLRAVAEHARLSAGAHADDLAYVMYTSGSTGRPKGVAVSHGNVAALAGEPGWGLGPEDAVLMHASHAFDISLFELWVPLLSGARVVLAEPGAVDGEALAGYVAGGVTCAHLTAGTFRVLAEESPESVAGLREVLTGGDAVPLAAVERVRRACPDVRVRHLYGPTEATLCATWWLLQPGEPTGPVLPIGRPLAGRRVYVLDAFLRPVPPGVTGELYVAGAGVAQGYLGRPALTAERFVAEPFVPGGRMYRTGDLARWTDQGELAFAGRADDQVKIRGYRVEPGEIEAVLAGLPGVGQAVVSAREERLIGYVVAETGGDLDPVRIREQLAATLPEFMVPAAVLVLDALPLTGNGKVDRRALPEPDFAAGAVDREPATDAERILCGVFAEVLGAGRVGVADSFFELGGDSISSMQVAARARRQGIPLTPRQVFEHRTPERLAALAQQAPGRRASSVEPGVGEIPRTPVMRALGDDAVRPGFAQARVVVTPAGFAPDALVTALQAVLDVHDLLRTRVEPDGRLMVAEPGAVDAAGLVTRVAAGNGNLAERAEREARTAAGTLDPSEGIMVRAVWVDAGDAEPGRLALVVHHLVVDAVSWAILLSDLRAAYDEAVSGGTPVLEPAVTSYRQWARRLAGQALSESTVAEAGHWAGVLEGGDLPLERHPGQSASWSRTLSDAQARNLVARVPAAFHCGVQDVLLAGLAGAVARWRGADAGILVDVEGHGRHAADGEDLLRTVGWFTSVHPVRLDVSGVGPGAAAAGELLKAVKEQARAVPGDGLGYGLLRYLNPETGARLAELPSAQIGFNYLGRSGVASEDTAWQVCEGALGGQAAGPDLVQSHALEVGADVQDTPAGPRLRLAIDGRDLDPAAVERLGEAWLDTLAGLAALADTPGAGGHTPSDFELVEVRQRDVDELEAVAPGLTDVWPLSPLQEGILFERAFDEDGVDVYQTQRILDLDGPLDAQRLHAAWQSVIDRHETLRTGFHQLGSGETVQVVVGEAEVLWREADLSRLDEPDAEVERLLAADQAERFDVSRAPLLRLLLIRLGAARHRLVVTSHHVLVDGWSTPILLGEMLTAYADGRVSPAPPSYRDYVAWLSRQDEDAARSAWRAELAGLDEPTVVGLDAGKAPVMPDGHAEWLSEEATRALTGFARGHGLTLSTVVQGAWALVLARLARRTDVVFGTVVSGRPADALPDVERMVGMFINTVPVRVRLDGAVPVLDLLQDLQRRQSSLTEHQHLGLPEIQKAAGPGSIFDTILMIVNYPLDADGLDDGGVAISSIRTRTGTTYPLSVSVIPGARLQIQLDYRPDWIGGDLAAEITGQVVRVLARMVAEPSLPVGRLAVTSRSTRGSVTERWNSTGAAAGGSSVPELFRRQADAAPDATAVIGDGRTLSYAGLDRESDRLAGHLARRGVRRGDRVGVLMERGADLIVALLAVWKAGAAQVPVNVDYPAERIERMLADAGASVAVCAGATRHAVPDGIEPVVMDAPATEAERHEAPPLAVGAHDVAYVMYTSGSTGVPKGVAVPHGSAAALAGDPGWSQGAGDRVLMHASHAFDASLLEIWVPLVSGACVMVAEPGAIDAQRLRDVIARGATTVHLTAGTFRVLAEESPDSFSGLREVLTGGDVVPLESVARVRRACPEVRVRELYGPTEVTLCATWHLIEPHTETGDTLPIGRPLAGRQVYVLDAFLQPVAPNVTGELYLAGAGLAHGYLGAPAATSERFIAVPASVNPAASGERMYRTGDLARWTDRGELLFAGRADSQVKIRGYRVEPGEIEAALAEVPHVAQAVVVAREDRPGEKRLIAYVTAEEGSGLDPDAVREHLAGRLPEFMVPAAVVLLDGVPLTPNGKIDRAALPVPEFTGKAAGREPRTEAERVLCELFAEVLGVARAGAEDSFFELGGDSILSMRLAARARREELVFGAKDVFERKTPAGIAMVAERGGATRASLDDGVGEVMSTPVIRALLERDPDAMTRGALSQWVTAGAPDDLSVDVLAAGLGAVIDAHDMLRSRIVRTGAAQPRLVVAGRGAVDAATLVERVEAGTGDVDEIADRCARDAAARLDPHAGVMIRAVWVDAGPGRVGRLVVAAHHLVVDVVSWRILLPDLQVACEAVAAGRRPVLDPVDVSFRRWARTLADQAVTRATELETWTEILDGARSRLGELDPARDTVSTAGRTSWTLPHDRAGVLVEQATSAFHCGVHEVLLATLAGAVAHWRGGTAVVVDVEGHGRRPIDELDLSRTVGWFTDVHPLRLDVTGIDPAEVIAGGGAAGHLLKQVKENVRAVPDGGLGYGILRYLNAGTGQALAAAPKPEIGFNYLGRFPSRSAGAPEPWQLLGTIGGTAEQDTALRHAVEIDAAVLDGAAGPELSLTVTWAGRLLGEAEAESLAQAWLAMLTGLAAHVGGGGAGGHTPSDFPLISLTQQDVAEVEAAVPTLLDIWPLSPLQEGLLFHAADERGPDVYAGMRKLALDGPLDVARFRASWQALLDRHPALRASFHQLGSGAAVQAIAREVPLDWQETDLSRLPEDEALAEFDRLAEQLHTERFDLTRAPQLRLHLVRLGERRHRLVLTSHHIVADGWSLPLITEDVLTVYESGGDGRALPAATSYRDYLAWIARQDKAAAREAWRAELAGLDEATHVVPPETITTPLEPERVGFELDEALSRRVVEFTGRHGVTANTLFQGIWALHLARLTGRDDVVFGAAVAGRPPEIPGVESAVGLFMNMLPVRARLAGAEPFLDMLTDLQERQVACMPHQHVGLSEINQLAGPGAAFDTIVVFENYPPPPPRPEGPDALVMRPAGIPNDTGHYPLSMRASVAGRVHGEFIYRPDVVDRAEAEEMLASILRALEQVVAEPRVPVGRVGLIGPEQRRLVVEEWNRTGVPPAAEPVPMLFRRQVERSPDAVAVVDAARSLSYSGLLDEAEELARLLVGLGVRRETRVGVLVGRSAELVVALLGVSSAGGVFVPMDPDYPRERISFILADSAPEVLLCTSETRQAVPEEFAGAVVALDAPLAADPRTALPRVEAGDGAYVIYTSGSTGVPKGVLVPHAGLGNLASAQIERFGVTSASRILQFAALGFDAAVSELCMALLSGGTVVLADAESMPPRVSLGDAVRRWGITHVTVPPSVPAVEDDLPDSLETLVVAGEACPPALVDRWSPGRRMINAYGPTETTVCATMSSPLSPGRDVVPIGRPITGLRAYVLDAFLQPVPPGVTGELYVAGAGLARGYLGRPGLTAERFVAVPASVSPARPGERMYRTGDRARWTRDGELVFTGRADAQVKVRGYRIEPGEIEAVLADHPGVAQVAVVAREDGPGQKYLVAYVVPAAEQVAGAPSEAGQDGALISALRESAAGRLPEHMRPAAFVPLDTMPLTPNGKVDHRALRAPDFARSSSGRDPRSAMEAKLCELFAEVLGLEEVGAGDSFFELGGDSITSMQLSALARRKGLDLTPWQVFDEKTAERLAAVVKELPADGEGTGEPEPPAGTLVDLSPDQLDQLEAGPAGG